In one window of Chloroflexota bacterium DNA:
- the prmC gene encoding peptide chain release factor N(5)-glutamine methyltransferase, producing MWSTTLGDALGGNGHDSDGGRAVPVSYFNWQLDAEVTVGLALVAATRRLKSAGLDTPRLDSEVLLAEVMGWDRTRLFTDPDRQLSDAERQRFEELVERRFRHEPVAYLIERKAFYNLELFVDHRVLIPRPETELLVDLALDLASQLLRLRQEEAGGNGHGPGSSVERITVADIGTGSGAVGLAIALNASMTDVYAVDISDDALAVARENARRCQAENLVTFFKGDLLEPLPAPVDIVVANLPYIALHELDELAPGITDFEPTLALTGGADGLSLIRRLLVQSRACLRPQGAVLLEIGAQQGTQVAAIAREQFPEAFVEVLSDYGYRDRIVRVQS from the coding sequence GTGTGGAGTACAACTCTGGGAGACGCCCTGGGCGGCAACGGCCATGATTCCGATGGTGGGCGCGCCGTCCCTGTATCTTATTTCAACTGGCAATTGGATGCCGAGGTAACCGTCGGTTTGGCACTGGTGGCAGCAACGCGTCGCCTGAAAAGTGCCGGGCTGGATACGCCGCGATTGGACAGCGAGGTGTTGCTGGCTGAGGTGATGGGTTGGGACCGGACCAGGCTTTTCACCGATCCGGATCGCCAACTCAGCGACGCTGAACGGCAGAGATTTGAAGAGCTGGTGGAGCGGCGCTTCAGACATGAGCCCGTGGCCTACCTGATCGAAAGAAAGGCCTTTTACAACCTGGAGTTGTTTGTCGATCACCGTGTGCTGATTCCGCGACCCGAAACTGAGTTGTTGGTGGACTTAGCCCTGGACCTGGCTTCGCAGCTGTTGCGCCTCAGGCAGGAAGAGGCGGGCGGCAACGGCCATGGACCCGGCTCATCTGTCGAGCGGATAACCGTTGCCGATATCGGCACGGGCAGTGGTGCGGTCGGCCTGGCGATAGCCCTGAACGCCTCGATGACCGATGTCTACGCTGTCGATATCTCCGACGATGCTTTGGCCGTGGCGAGGGAGAACGCTCGTCGCTGCCAGGCCGAAAATCTGGTAACGTTTTTCAAGGGGGATCTGCTTGAACCCCTGCCTGCTCCGGTGGATATCGTTGTAGCCAATCTGCCCTACATTGCCCTGCATGAGCTTGATGAGCTGGCGCCGGGGATCACAGATTTCGAACCGACCCTGGCCCTTACTGGCGGCGCCGATGGCCTGAGTCTCATCCGCCGTCTTTTGGTCCAGTCCCGAGCTTGCTTACGGCCTCAGGGTGCCGTGTTGCTGGAGATCGGTGCCCAGCAAGGAACTCAAGTGGCAGCTATTGCACGGGAGCAGTTTCCCGAAGCATTCGTCGAGGTGTTGAGTGATTATGGCTACCGGGATCGTATCGTTCGAGTTCAGAGCTGA
- the prfA gene encoding peptide chain release factor 1 — protein sequence MNESLKSAEKRYEEILRLMAEPEIAADYEKMVELAKERAELQGLVETFRRYQALEQELADAQELLDEDGQDPELVELAREEIERLLPEIGQLKETLKVMLLPSDPNDSKDVIVEIRAGTGGNEAGLFAADLFRMYSRWAEAHRHKVEMLSHNETGIGGFKEVIFSVKGQGAYSRLKHESGVHRVQRVPVTESQGRIHTSTATIAVLPEMSNVEVEIKPQDIRIDVFRAGGPGGQSVNTTDSAVRITHSPTGLVISCQDEKSQLQNRARALQILRARLYANEMERQREEQSATRRSQVGSGERSEKVRTYNFPQNRVTDHRVGITLHRLDSVLEGDLDELIEALIAKEQSDRMARLNEEAVNQ from the coding sequence ATGAATGAAAGCCTGAAAAGCGCCGAAAAAAGATATGAAGAAATACTGCGGCTGATGGCGGAACCGGAGATTGCCGCGGATTATGAAAAGATGGTCGAACTGGCCAAGGAGCGGGCTGAGCTTCAGGGCCTGGTGGAAACATTTCGAAGATACCAGGCACTCGAACAAGAACTGGCCGACGCTCAAGAGTTGTTGGATGAGGATGGCCAGGATCCTGAGCTCGTCGAATTGGCGAGAGAGGAAATCGAACGGCTTCTGCCTGAGATCGGGCAGCTGAAAGAGACGCTGAAGGTCATGCTGCTGCCATCGGATCCTAACGATTCGAAGGATGTGATCGTCGAGATTCGTGCGGGCACCGGTGGCAATGAGGCCGGTTTGTTTGCAGCCGATCTGTTTCGCATGTACTCTCGTTGGGCTGAGGCTCATCGCCACAAGGTGGAGATGCTCAGCCACAACGAGACCGGAATCGGTGGTTTCAAAGAGGTGATATTTTCGGTTAAGGGACAGGGCGCCTACTCGCGGTTAAAACATGAAAGTGGCGTCCACCGGGTTCAACGAGTCCCGGTTACCGAGTCACAGGGCCGAATTCATACGTCGACGGCGACTATTGCCGTATTGCCCGAGATGAGCAACGTGGAAGTTGAGATCAAACCCCAGGATATCCGTATCGATGTCTTTCGTGCGGGTGGGCCAGGTGGTCAGAGCGTCAACACCACCGACTCGGCGGTGCGAATCACCCATAGCCCCACCGGTCTTGTGATTTCCTGCCAGGACGAGAAGTCGCAGCTCCAGAACCGGGCGCGCGCCCTGCAGATCCTGCGTGCCCGACTCTATGCCAATGAGATGGAGCGTCAAAGGGAAGAACAGAGTGCGACCAGACGGAGTCAGGTGGGCTCTGGCGAACGGAGCGAAAAGGTCCGAACCTACAACTTTCCGCAAAACAGGGTCACCGACCACCGCGTTGGCATCACGCTGCATCGGCTGGATTCGGTTTTGGAGGGTGACCTGGATGAGCTGATTGAGGCCCTGATCGCCAAGGAACAATCCGATCGAATGGCTCGCCTCAACGAAGAGGCGGTAAACCAATAA
- a CDS encoding LysM peptidoglycan-binding domain-containing protein yields the protein MVARKPRILIAALIVAVMISVVPASGGPMASVGDLLYNGGFEHGFVANQACGGMVGAGWGCFNNGGVAEYGYYDDMWDPVVYAGEHSQLIEINTKEMGGDNDRNAGIFQRVAVWPGTEYELSLKGMIRADDHGGDPWRYRVYVGFDYYGGTDWQAVTDWREMPWDDYYDRLSPGAWSGYSTKVAPSTDQLTVFVRVQRKWGTWYEETDVNLDAISLFGPVAAVPYQKPYHDGGYHGDPKPVHPPAAMHPPVAQPPIAHPPVDPGWGVHPPKPHPEPAIVCDGPNLLMNGGFEYGFQANGVANYWMGFNNGGRANYGYYDEQWPPVVSEGTHGQLIEINTLDVGDQTDPDRMSGIYQWLWLKPGATYEFSVDAMMRERNDHSDEDFYRYMVEWGYSANGWTDPANMTFRERVPLDNIYLRTEPGEMQSYTTRFAAPSETTTIWLFALKKWATLERELDANLDNVAIRMCRTPEPVHPIYPIPPIVHPIKPIPPVYPKPCPPQVEQPTYPPDPGCPVKPVHPIEPGVPGCTTYHQVQRGDTLSGLAQQYGTTVQAIMAANNLTNPNYIYVGQKLCIPGQSSWDESGGTSGQAGYQDQGSYSEQGGADANSGDGSYDGHGGQTDHQYSEPQQRSDSGPVPTATETTVEIPGSPTSYRVQRGDTLSGIAQQFNTTVEALMALNDIANPNFIYVGQSLRLG from the coding sequence ATGGTAGCTCGAAAACCTCGAATCCTGATCGCTGCTCTGATCGTGGCCGTCATGATCAGTGTGGTTCCCGCCAGCGGAGGGCCTATGGCATCGGTTGGCGACCTATTATATAATGGCGGTTTCGAACATGGCTTCGTGGCGAACCAGGCCTGCGGAGGCATGGTTGGTGCCGGCTGGGGATGTTTCAATAATGGTGGTGTGGCTGAGTATGGGTACTACGACGACATGTGGGATCCAGTGGTTTACGCCGGGGAACACTCCCAGCTTATCGAGATCAACACAAAAGAAATGGGCGGCGACAACGACCGCAACGCTGGTATTTTCCAAAGGGTTGCCGTATGGCCAGGAACCGAGTATGAGCTTTCGCTCAAGGGTATGATCCGCGCCGATGACCATGGCGGGGATCCCTGGCGCTATCGGGTGTACGTAGGGTTTGACTACTATGGAGGCACCGACTGGCAAGCGGTCACCGACTGGCGCGAGATGCCCTGGGATGATTATTACGATCGCCTGAGCCCCGGCGCCTGGAGCGGCTATAGCACCAAGGTGGCACCATCGACCGACCAGCTGACCGTATTCGTGCGGGTCCAGCGCAAGTGGGGCACCTGGTACGAGGAGACCGACGTCAACCTGGACGCCATCAGTCTTTTCGGTCCTGTAGCAGCGGTACCTTATCAGAAACCCTACCATGATGGCGGTTATCACGGCGATCCAAAACCTGTGCATCCTCCGGCTGCCATGCATCCTCCGGTTGCTCAGCCGCCGATCGCTCATCCGCCGGTTGATCCGGGCTGGGGAGTTCACCCGCCCAAGCCGCACCCGGAACCGGCCATCGTATGTGATGGTCCCAACCTACTGATGAACGGTGGGTTTGAGTATGGCTTCCAGGCCAACGGCGTGGCCAACTACTGGATGGGCTTCAACAACGGTGGGCGAGCCAACTACGGTTACTACGATGAACAGTGGCCGCCAGTGGTGTCGGAAGGTACCCACGGCCAGTTGATCGAGATCAACACGCTGGACGTGGGAGATCAGACCGATCCCGACCGGATGTCAGGGATCTACCAATGGTTGTGGCTGAAGCCAGGAGCGACGTACGAGTTCTCGGTGGATGCGATGATGCGGGAACGGAACGATCATTCGGACGAGGATTTCTACCGCTACATGGTGGAATGGGGCTACTCGGCCAATGGGTGGACGGATCCTGCCAACATGACCTTCCGGGAACGGGTGCCGTTGGACAACATCTATCTGCGGACGGAGCCGGGAGAGATGCAATCCTACACCACGCGGTTCGCGGCACCGAGTGAGACGACGACGATCTGGCTGTTTGCGTTGAAGAAGTGGGCAACGCTGGAGCGGGAGTTGGATGCAAATCTGGATAACGTGGCGATACGGATGTGTCGTACCCCCGAGCCGGTGCACCCCATCTACCCGATACCGCCGATCGTGCATCCAATTAAGCCGATACCGCCGGTGTATCCGAAGCCCTGCCCACCCCAGGTGGAGCAGCCGACCTACCCGCCCGACCCGGGCTGCCCCGTTAAGCCGGTGCACCCGATTGAGCCGGGCGTGCCAGGATGCACCACCTATCACCAGGTGCAGCGGGGAGATACACTCTCGGGGCTGGCACAACAATACGGTACGACGGTTCAAGCCATTATGGCAGCGAACAATCTTACCAATCCCAATTACATCTACGTCGGCCAGAAACTGTGTATTCCTGGTCAGTCCAGCTGGGACGAAAGCGGTGGAACGAGCGGCCAGGCTGGATATCAAGACCAGGGTTCATACAGTGAACAAGGCGGCGCTGATGCAAATAGTGGCGACGGAAGCTACGACGGGCACGGTGGTCAAACGGACCACCAATACTCCGAACCTCAACAGAGGTCAGATTCGGGTCCTGTGCCCACGGCAACCGAAACCACAGTCGAAATTCCCGGTTCCCCGACTTCATATCGGGTACAAAGAGGCGACACGTTGAGCGGTATTGCTCAACAATTCAACACGACTGTAGAGGCACTGATGGCTCTGAACGACATCGCCAACCCCAACTTCATCTATGTGGGGCAGAGCCTGCGCCTCGGTTGA
- a CDS encoding L-threonylcarbamoyladenylate synthase, whose protein sequence is MSSQADMPARLTTILPADGPQAIERAAAALQLGELVAFPTDTVYGVGAVAWNATAVAALFRVKERSVDKAIPVLINGQEMLESIADRLPVGTIRLIKRFWPGPLTLIVPRGPAVSDIVTAGGEGVAVRVPDHRVVLDLIDLLGKPLAATSANISGQPSPVSASQVLEQLGGRIKFLLDGGSSPAGVPSTVVDLTGSRWRVLRPGPIELSQLKETLG, encoded by the coding sequence GTGAGCTCTCAAGCAGATATGCCCGCCAGATTAACGACGATTTTGCCAGCAGATGGCCCACAGGCGATCGAACGGGCGGCGGCAGCTCTGCAGCTGGGAGAGCTGGTGGCCTTTCCCACCGACACGGTTTATGGCGTTGGGGCAGTTGCCTGGAATGCCACCGCTGTTGCAGCTCTTTTCCGGGTAAAAGAAAGATCGGTTGACAAGGCCATTCCAGTTTTGATCAACGGCCAGGAAATGCTGGAGTCCATCGCGGACCGGCTGCCGGTTGGCACGATCAGACTGATCAAACGTTTCTGGCCCGGGCCATTGACTCTCATCGTGCCAAGGGGACCGGCGGTTTCCGACATCGTGACAGCGGGCGGGGAAGGGGTAGCGGTCCGGGTGCCAGATCACCGGGTCGTTCTCGACCTTATCGATCTGCTGGGTAAACCGCTGGCGGCAACGAGTGCCAACATTTCCGGACAACCCAGCCCCGTCTCAGCGTCGCAGGTTCTTGAGCAATTGGGAGGGCGGATCAAGTTTCTGCTGGATGGCGGAAGCAGTCCGGCGGGAGTCCCATCGACGGTTGTGGACCTGACAGGCAGCAGATGGCGAGTGCTGCGTCCGGGGCCAATTGAATTGAGTCAACTGAAAGAGACGTTGGGTTAG
- a CDS encoding ScpA family protein: protein MSTEPSVAEATPFQRAYMVRLPLFEGPLDLLLHLIEKNELDITAISLALVADQFAAYLRELQEVRADIIADFLVVAARLLLIKSRWLLPKPEMDDEELEEDPGEALARRLRAYKRFKELSEFLQGLEKEERHSYVRVAPPPPMETRLDPEGLSVDQLLAALQDLMSQEPDLLAVDPIVSRRKVTVREKIELIEALVRQGQPVPFMQVVGRGAARIDIVVSLWAVLEMIKQGRIQARQSQLFGEIVLINAPQAAGED, encoded by the coding sequence TTGTCTACCGAACCGTCAGTTGCTGAAGCAACCCCTTTCCAGCGGGCCTACATGGTCAGGTTGCCTCTATTCGAGGGACCGCTGGATCTGCTTCTGCATCTCATTGAAAAGAACGAGCTCGATATCACCGCCATTTCTCTGGCCCTGGTTGCCGATCAGTTTGCAGCCTACTTGCGGGAGCTCCAGGAAGTACGGGCGGACATTATCGCCGATTTCCTGGTTGTCGCTGCCAGGCTCTTGCTGATCAAGTCCAGATGGCTTCTTCCCAAGCCGGAGATGGACGACGAGGAGTTAGAGGAGGATCCGGGCGAGGCCCTGGCGCGGCGGCTGCGGGCCTACAAACGATTCAAGGAGCTCTCTGAGTTCCTTCAGGGTCTGGAGAAGGAGGAGCGCCACAGCTACGTTCGGGTGGCGCCACCGCCGCCCATGGAAACCCGTCTCGATCCCGAGGGTCTTTCGGTTGACCAGCTCCTGGCAGCCTTGCAGGACTTAATGTCGCAGGAACCAGATCTGCTGGCAGTCGATCCCATCGTGTCGCGCCGTAAGGTCACTGTGCGCGAAAAAATCGAGTTGATCGAGGCCCTGGTGCGCCAGGGACAACCGGTGCCATTTATGCAGGTTGTTGGCCGAGGGGCAGCGCGGATCGACATTGTCGTGAGCCTCTGGGCCGTTTTAGAGATGATCAAACAGGGCCGCATTCAAGCTCGCCAGTCCCAGCTTTTTGGCGAGATCGTTTTGATCAACGCTCCCCAGGCGGCAGGAGAGGACTGA
- the trmFO gene encoding methylenetetrahydrofolate--tRNA-(uracil(54)-C(5))-methyltransferase (FADH(2)-oxidizing) TrmFO — MADVTVIGAGLAGSEAAWQIAQRGLTVDLYEMRPVRQTEAHVSDGFAELVCSNSFGSTRIDRALGLLKEEMRQLGSMVIACADRHALPAGGALAVDREIFSRSVTALVTSHPNITVQREEVTEIPDGLAVVATGPLTSGSLAESIGRITGQQHLFFYDALAPIVSYESIASPPAWRQSRYDRDSGSGQGDYINCPLDKDEYETFVEAIRSAGRIELRAFEEEDGEAQRFFEGCLPIEVLAERGVDALAFGPMRPVGLRDPRTNRRPHAVVQLRQDNLAGTLYNMVGFQTNIKWPEQRRILRLIPGLENAQFVRLGQMHRNTFLNSPTLLLPTLQFKNRTDLLFAGQIVGSEGYVGSAAGGLLAGINMARIARHSWPLIVPEDTMMGALFHYVTQAEPNSFQPMKANFGLLPPLAKRVRNKGARYQAYADRAQASLRAFIVAREILPVAVSEVSGR, encoded by the coding sequence ATGGCTGACGTGACGGTAATCGGCGCTGGCTTGGCTGGCTCGGAAGCAGCCTGGCAGATAGCCCAGCGGGGACTGACAGTTGATTTGTACGAGATGCGGCCCGTGCGGCAGACTGAGGCCCACGTTTCCGATGGGTTCGCGGAACTCGTTTGTAGCAACAGTTTTGGCTCGACGCGCATCGACCGCGCCTTGGGGCTTTTGAAGGAAGAGATGCGGCAACTGGGCTCGATGGTTATCGCCTGCGCGGACAGGCATGCCTTGCCGGCCGGTGGCGCGCTGGCGGTGGACAGGGAGATCTTTTCCAGGTCGGTGACGGCGCTGGTGACTTCGCACCCCAACATCACAGTCCAGCGGGAGGAAGTAACGGAGATTCCGGACGGATTGGCGGTCGTTGCCACAGGCCCTCTGACTTCCGGGTCTCTGGCAGAATCCATCGGACGAATCACCGGGCAACAACACCTCTTTTTTTACGACGCCCTGGCGCCCATCGTATCCTATGAGAGTATCGCGTCCCCGCCAGCCTGGCGGCAGAGTCGCTACGACCGGGACAGCGGAAGTGGGCAAGGGGACTACATCAATTGTCCCTTGGACAAGGACGAGTATGAGACATTCGTCGAGGCGATCAGGTCTGCCGGGCGCATTGAACTACGCGCCTTCGAAGAAGAGGATGGGGAGGCGCAGCGTTTCTTCGAGGGATGTTTGCCGATCGAGGTGTTGGCGGAGCGGGGCGTGGATGCCCTGGCATTTGGTCCGATGCGGCCGGTAGGGCTGCGCGATCCGCGCACTAATCGGCGTCCACATGCCGTTGTGCAGCTGCGCCAGGATAACCTGGCTGGGACCCTGTACAATATGGTAGGGTTTCAGACCAACATCAAGTGGCCGGAGCAGCGCCGAATCCTGCGCTTGATTCCAGGCCTTGAAAATGCCCAGTTTGTGCGACTTGGCCAAATGCACCGCAACACATTCCTGAACTCCCCGACTCTTTTGCTGCCCACGCTGCAATTCAAGAATCGCACCGATCTGCTTTTTGCAGGGCAGATCGTGGGATCAGAAGGCTACGTGGGCTCGGCGGCCGGCGGTCTGCTGGCTGGCATTAACATGGCCCGCATTGCCCGACACAGTTGGCCATTGATCGTGCCAGAGGATACCATGATGGGCGCATTGTTTCACTATGTGACCCAGGCCGAGCCGAACAGCTTTCAACCGATGAAGGCCAACTTTGGTCTGCTGCCGCCCCTGGCGAAAAGAGTCAGAAACAAGGGGGCGCGCTATCAGGCTTACGCAGACCGGGCGCAGGCATCGCTGCGAGCATTCATCGTTGCCCGTGAGATCTTGCCTGTGGCGGTATCTGAGGTCTCTGGGCGCTAG
- a CDS encoding MiaB/RimO family radical SAM methylthiotransferase: MRKTYHIHTFGCQMNVADSGHVAAELEALGFHATDRPDDAGVIVVNTCVVRQSAEDKAIGKLGSLLPIKRHKPETVIGLMGCMVGVKPNPALVERYPWVDVFMPPSEPGPLIGYLMSQEIGRESRALEQSQVLARYALQDQQGQAPADPIGEPVIPFQGSQRKLPGRSGTVLQSVRHLGRDGQTPVSANVPVVYGCSHACTFCIIPLRRGIERSRPLPEIVAELRDLVNQGVREVTLLGQIVDRYGYDFPQQRPDLADLLQAVHEIDGLYRIRFLTSHPNYMSKQILHAVHDLPKVCEHIEVPIQAGDDQVLEAMRRGYTADDYRRLVEQIREIVPGAAINTDIIVGFPGEDNTQFRRTYDILEELKLDKAHLARYSPRPGTVSARRMADDIANDVKVDRHRALDELQAQVQNEINGRLLGETVEVLVENLHKGKWRGRTRQNKLVFFSAPEDWRGRLVDIYITWTGPYSMQGRPAHRPPAISAE; encoded by the coding sequence ATGCGCAAGACCTATCACATTCATACATTTGGCTGCCAGATGAATGTCGCCGACAGTGGCCATGTCGCTGCCGAGCTGGAAGCCCTGGGTTTTCACGCCACCGATCGCCCCGACGACGCCGGCGTCATTGTGGTCAACACATGTGTCGTGCGCCAGAGCGCCGAGGACAAAGCTATCGGCAAGCTGGGTTCGCTGTTGCCGATCAAACGACACAAGCCGGAAACGGTGATCGGCCTAATGGGCTGCATGGTGGGTGTGAAGCCCAATCCCGCCCTGGTCGAGCGCTACCCCTGGGTGGATGTTTTCATGCCGCCATCGGAACCGGGGCCGTTGATTGGTTATCTCATGTCGCAAGAAATCGGGCGCGAGTCACGTGCGCTCGAACAAAGCCAGGTTTTGGCGCGCTACGCTTTGCAGGATCAGCAGGGCCAGGCACCTGCAGACCCCATCGGCGAACCAGTGATCCCCTTCCAGGGATCTCAGCGGAAATTGCCCGGACGCAGCGGAACCGTGTTACAGTCGGTCCGGCATCTCGGGCGCGATGGACAGACGCCGGTGTCAGCCAACGTGCCAGTAGTATATGGATGCTCCCACGCCTGTACCTTCTGCATCATCCCCCTTCGCCGGGGCATCGAGCGCAGCCGGCCACTGCCCGAGATTGTCGCCGAGCTACGCGATCTGGTCAATCAGGGCGTGCGGGAAGTAACCCTGCTGGGGCAGATCGTCGATCGCTACGGCTACGATTTCCCGCAACAGCGGCCCGATCTTGCAGACCTGTTGCAGGCTGTCCACGAGATCGATGGACTCTACCGCATTCGGTTTCTCACCTCCCACCCCAACTACATGTCGAAGCAAATTCTACACGCCGTGCACGACCTGCCCAAGGTTTGCGAACATATCGAGGTACCCATCCAGGCAGGGGATGACCAGGTTCTCGAAGCAATGCGGCGGGGCTATACTGCCGACGACTACCGCCGGCTGGTTGAACAGATCCGGGAGATTGTTCCCGGCGCCGCCATCAACACCGATATCATCGTCGGATTTCCAGGTGAAGACAATACCCAGTTCCGGCGCACCTACGATATCCTGGAGGAGCTCAAGCTGGATAAGGCGCACCTGGCCCGCTATTCACCGCGGCCGGGCACAGTCAGTGCCCGCAGAATGGCGGATGACATTGCCAACGATGTCAAGGTAGACCGCCACCGAGCTCTGGACGAATTGCAGGCACAGGTTCAGAATGAGATCAACGGCCGACTTCTGGGCGAAACCGTGGAGGTACTGGTGGAGAATTTGCACAAGGGCAAGTGGCGGGGACGGACGCGCCAGAACAAGTTGGTGTTTTTCAGTGCCCCGGAGGACTGGCGAGGACGACTGGTCGACATCTACATCACGTGGACCGGACCCTATTCCATGCAGGGTCGTCCTGCCCACCGGCCGCCGGCAATCTCCGCAGAATAG
- a CDS encoding SpaA isopeptide-forming pilin-related protein: MIGKKGRRVWLVVAVVAAFSMVLTMTSVTFAGGDDYDGATTCVDGWVINHREVPVDGTEFDPTMKVYAFGMPGNTDAANLPDMATLASNAAELDAMGAPAGGDRSSFVMEMAEVGSDGYFKFEDLPADYYYTFAMQLPPDWDGIVPQAARNGIAWTGWAKLSEVDQDKEKCHRIVFKIRRLFDVTVIKWEELLDGTVQPGEGWKIDVIPQGDPFVHPQNGTTGADGTVVFTITPGKWMIKETVKPGWQPVTPPHVYLTLDQYAPPGATDPVIFKNREPACYGEIIVEKNGLGTDAETGDLVWLGPLAGWKITLTRTDGSMYPVSKYTDASGKVTFKDLRPGVYEVQEYVQSGWKAVSDNPQVVVLENCETARVLFENEEIAGKLQIKGKKLYNAWVPPYKGQTVGLSGWEITATLKGSDPERSVTTYTNALGEYEFTQQMLDDAGMAIPGATITVCEEDRDNWIHITPDCVDVTFPYPVPPDYTGVTVNFTNIQDPPLPGTGAAMSSSSAAYTGSSCSSTHVVRPGENMSSIAAQYGTSVRAISSASGVSNPNYIRAGQTLCVQ; this comes from the coding sequence ATGATAGGAAAGAAGGGTCGAAGAGTATGGTTGGTGGTGGCTGTTGTGGCAGCGTTCTCAATGGTTCTCACCATGACCAGCGTGACCTTCGCTGGAGGCGATGATTACGACGGAGCGACCACCTGTGTGGACGGCTGGGTAATCAACCACCGCGAAGTTCCCGTGGATGGCACCGAGTTCGATCCAACCATGAAGGTCTATGCCTTTGGCATGCCTGGTAACACCGATGCTGCTAACCTGCCCGACATGGCGACTCTGGCCTCCAACGCTGCTGAACTGGATGCTATGGGTGCGCCTGCCGGCGGCGACCGCAGCTCCTTCGTCATGGAGATGGCAGAAGTAGGCAGCGATGGATACTTCAAGTTCGAAGATCTGCCTGCCGACTACTACTACACCTTTGCGATGCAGTTGCCGCCGGACTGGGACGGTATCGTTCCCCAGGCCGCTCGCAATGGCATCGCCTGGACTGGTTGGGCCAAGCTCAGCGAGGTCGACCAGGACAAGGAAAAATGCCATCGTATCGTTTTCAAGATCCGCCGCCTGTTCGACGTCACTGTCATCAAGTGGGAGGAACTTCTGGACGGCACGGTGCAGCCTGGCGAAGGCTGGAAGATCGACGTCATTCCCCAGGGTGATCCCTTCGTTCACCCCCAGAATGGCACCACCGGCGCGGATGGCACCGTTGTATTCACCATCACGCCCGGCAAGTGGATGATCAAGGAAACCGTTAAGCCTGGTTGGCAACCTGTCACGCCGCCCCATGTGTATCTAACACTCGATCAGTATGCACCTCCTGGAGCGACGGATCCGGTCATCTTCAAGAACCGGGAACCCGCCTGCTACGGTGAGATCATCGTTGAGAAGAACGGCCTGGGAACTGATGCTGAGACCGGTGACCTGGTCTGGCTCGGACCGCTGGCCGGCTGGAAGATTACACTCACGCGGACTGACGGCAGCATGTATCCTGTGTCCAAGTACACGGATGCCTCCGGCAAGGTGACCTTCAAGGACCTGCGCCCCGGCGTCTACGAGGTGCAGGAATACGTCCAGAGTGGTTGGAAGGCTGTGAGCGACAATCCTCAGGTTGTCGTCCTGGAGAACTGTGAGACTGCCCGTGTGCTCTTCGAGAACGAGGAAATCGCTGGCAAGTTGCAGATCAAAGGCAAGAAACTGTACAACGCATGGGTGCCCCCGTACAAGGGCCAGACCGTTGGTCTCTCCGGTTGGGAGATTACGGCGACCCTGAAGGGCTCCGATCCTGAGCGCAGTGTCACGACCTACACCAATGCTCTTGGTGAGTATGAGTTCACCCAGCAGATGTTGGATGATGCAGGCATGGCCATTCCTGGCGCCACGATCACCGTCTGTGAGGAAGATCGGGATAACTGGATCCACATCACGCCCGACTGTGTCGACGTGACCTTCCCTTATCCCGTGCCGCCTGACTATACGGGTGTGACCGTGAACTTCACGAACATCCAGGATCCGCCACTGCCTGGCACGGGTGCTGCCATGAGCAGCAGCAGCGCTGCCTACACGGGCAGTTCCTGCAGCAGCACTCACGTGGTGCGACCGGGAGAGAACATGTCCTCGATCGCCGCCCAGTACGGCACGTCGGTTCGCGCCATCTCCTCCGCGAGTGGCGTTAGCAACCCCAACTACATTCGTGCCGGCCAAACGCTCTGTGTACAGTAG